From the genome of Phytohabitans rumicis, one region includes:
- a CDS encoding MarR family winged helix-turn-helix transcriptional regulator, giving the protein MKLGGTRELAWLELHQASGLLRQALSSRLEAEAGMTAAEHDVLWYLANTPDRRLIMSALADRMLMTRGGATRLVDRLVQRGWVTREVDEQNRRLTYAVLTPDGVVAVRRSYRLILAVRPALFDDRLTDTDADDLRRILGKLLRRLDVVE; this is encoded by the coding sequence GTGAAACTAGGAGGCACCAGGGAGCTGGCCTGGCTCGAGCTCCACCAGGCGTCCGGGCTCCTGCGCCAGGCACTGAGCAGCCGCCTGGAGGCCGAGGCCGGCATGACCGCCGCCGAGCACGACGTGCTCTGGTACCTCGCCAACACCCCGGACCGGCGGCTGATCATGTCTGCCCTCGCCGACCGGATGCTGATGACCCGCGGCGGTGCGACACGCCTGGTCGACCGGCTGGTCCAGCGCGGCTGGGTCACCCGCGAGGTCGACGAGCAGAACCGGCGGCTCACCTACGCCGTGCTGACCCCCGATGGTGTCGTGGCGGTCCGCCGTAGCTACCGGCTCATCCTGGCTGTCCGGCCGGCGCTGTTCGACGACCGGCTCACCGACACCGACGCGGACGACCTGCGCCGGATACTGGGCAAGCTGCTCCGCCGCCTCGACGTCGTGGAATAA
- a CDS encoding VOC family protein: MTGIPVRLSIVTLGARDMGVLRPFYRALGWPELPSGDNTWTGFLLGGVLLALFPLDDLTAEAAPGSANPTGWSGVTLACAVDTRDAVDRAFTAAVTAGATPIAAATDRPWGGRSAFVADPEGNRWEITWGPEATFDERGALLSWG; this comes from the coding sequence ATGACCGGAATTCCCGTTCGACTGTCCATCGTCACGCTGGGCGCACGGGACATGGGCGTTCTCCGCCCGTTCTACCGGGCGCTGGGCTGGCCGGAACTGCCCAGCGGCGACAACACGTGGACCGGCTTCCTCCTGGGCGGCGTCCTGCTGGCACTGTTTCCCCTGGACGACCTCACCGCCGAGGCCGCGCCCGGCAGCGCAAACCCGACCGGATGGTCGGGGGTCACCCTCGCCTGCGCCGTCGACACCCGCGACGCGGTCGACCGGGCGTTCACGGCTGCCGTCACCGCCGGCGCGACCCCGATAGCCGCCGCGACCGACCGGCCGTGGGGCGGGCGCTCCGCGTTCGTCGCCGATCCAGAGGGCAACCGCTGGGAGATCACCTGGGGACCCGAGGCGACCTTCGATGAGCGCGGCGCCCTACTCTCCTGGGGCTAG
- a CDS encoding alpha/beta fold hydrolase produces MASSSDAARVRDYVDAGGVRTYYEAVGSGSPLVLLHGGLCTIETLGGLTSRLDEAYRVHLPERRGHGRTPDVNGPITYDLMARDTTAFLEAVDVSSAHLVGWSDGAVVALLVALHRPDLVRSLVLIGQYVNMDGAVPEAAEMMRLDVMPDVLPPMLRELYAGVSPDGPEHWQVVVDKMWQMIRIEPDIALDRLATVTAPTLIIMAEHDMATVEHAEAMRQALPDARLAVVPNATHALPMEHPDVVADLVLDFLTNA; encoded by the coding sequence ATGGCGAGCTCATCGGACGCGGCACGGGTACGCGACTACGTCGACGCCGGCGGGGTCCGGACCTACTACGAGGCGGTTGGCTCCGGGAGTCCGCTGGTGCTGCTGCACGGCGGGCTATGCACCATCGAGACCCTCGGTGGTTTGACATCCAGACTGGACGAGGCGTACCGCGTCCATCTTCCCGAACGGCGCGGGCACGGCCGTACCCCGGACGTCAACGGACCCATCACGTACGACCTGATGGCCCGGGATACCACCGCGTTCCTGGAGGCCGTGGACGTGTCCTCGGCGCATCTCGTGGGATGGAGCGACGGTGCCGTCGTCGCGTTGCTCGTCGCCTTGCACCGTCCCGATCTCGTGCGGTCGCTCGTGCTGATCGGCCAGTACGTCAACATGGACGGGGCGGTGCCGGAGGCGGCTGAGATGATGCGCCTCGACGTGATGCCCGATGTGCTTCCTCCGATGCTGCGTGAGCTGTACGCCGGCGTTTCTCCCGACGGTCCCGAACATTGGCAGGTGGTCGTCGACAAGATGTGGCAGATGATCAGGATCGAGCCCGACATCGCCCTCGACCGGTTGGCGACGGTGACGGCACCCACGTTGATCATCATGGCCGAGCACGACATGGCGACCGTCGAGCACGCCGAGGCCATGCGGCAGGCGCTGCCCGACGCGCGACTCGCGGTCGTGCCGAACGCCACCCACGCACTGCCGATGGAACACCCCGACGTGGTGGCTGACCTCGTGCTGGACTTCTTGACGAACGCCTAG
- a CDS encoding helix-turn-helix transcriptional regulator, whose protein sequence is MRVALDELADLGLAQGIRQSLVYGADAAVWRAARADAAVATLRRRALRRAGAASAAEGGPAEAIPYPAMRLPDRQTSRRRIIELAAIERAEHLSMNPTQVLTVEDLAVGAPMDIAALRRGVRMRSLGRPPADGDRSAGHAIEFGRHGGEYRETPRLPHKLMIFDRRVALLSVDALDPDRGVWEIVDRAAVESLVTLFVRHWSDATDPRRNGVPGIVLTSREKAVVALLAEGHTDATAAQHLGMSIRSVTYTLRGLMDRLGVQNRFQLGLALGALHAATPPGLSTSEETGKERNEGYETGHGRVGRGRRHGARRGPGVGGQGRGRRRGAGLGDHPMLLRRDRPGRGDRGRRHDARGSPRLRRT, encoded by the coding sequence GTGCGTGTCGCCCTGGATGAGTTGGCGGACCTCGGCTTGGCGCAGGGCATACGCCAGTCGCTGGTGTACGGGGCTGACGCCGCCGTCTGGCGGGCGGCGCGGGCGGACGCGGCGGTGGCGACCCTGCGGCGGCGTGCGCTTCGACGCGCGGGTGCGGCGTCCGCGGCCGAGGGCGGGCCGGCCGAGGCGATCCCGTATCCGGCGATGCGCCTGCCGGACCGCCAGACCAGCCGGCGCCGGATTATCGAGCTGGCGGCGATAGAGCGGGCCGAGCACCTGTCGATGAACCCGACGCAGGTGCTCACCGTGGAAGACCTGGCGGTCGGCGCGCCCATGGACATCGCGGCGTTGCGACGCGGGGTGCGGATGCGTTCGCTGGGCCGCCCGCCGGCCGACGGGGACCGCTCCGCGGGCCACGCGATCGAGTTCGGGCGGCATGGCGGCGAGTACCGGGAGACGCCGCGCCTGCCGCACAAGCTGATGATCTTTGACCGGCGGGTTGCGCTGCTGTCCGTCGACGCCCTTGACCCGGACCGCGGGGTGTGGGAGATCGTCGACCGCGCCGCGGTCGAGTCTCTCGTCACGCTGTTCGTCCGTCACTGGAGCGACGCGACGGATCCACGCCGGAACGGAGTACCCGGGATCGTGCTGACATCACGAGAGAAGGCGGTTGTCGCGCTGCTCGCCGAGGGGCATACGGATGCCACCGCCGCACAGCACCTCGGCATGTCCATCCGCTCGGTCACGTACACGTTGCGCGGGTTGATGGACCGCCTCGGCGTGCAGAACCGCTTCCAGCTCGGTCTCGCGCTCGGCGCGCTGCACGCGGCGACGCCGCCTGGACTGTCCACAAGTGAGGAAACGGGGAAGGAGAGGAATGAGGGGTATGAAACGGGCCATGGTCGGGTTGGCCGTGGCCGTCGTCATGGTGCTCGACGGGGGCCCGGCGTGGGCGGACAAGGGCGGGGACGAAGGCGGGGAGCAGGGCTGGGTGACCATCCCATGCTCCTCCGGCGCGATCGACCAGGTCGCGGTGACCGAGGCCGGCGTCATGACGCTCGAGGGTCACCTCGACTGCGCCGGACCTGA
- a CDS encoding VOC family protein: MTDVVDTGGVPRLRQVVLDCTDARALAEFYRRLLGLVYRPGDEPPETGGVDERGRDWLVLRTPDGVPQLAFQQVDHLPEATWPDGPVPQQLHLDLTVASVEDLEVQHQRVLRLGGRLLHDRADDPEEPLRVYADLAGHPFCIFVAP; this comes from the coding sequence GTGACCGACGTGGTCGACACGGGTGGCGTGCCCCGTCTGCGGCAGGTGGTGCTCGACTGCACCGACGCCCGAGCCTTGGCGGAGTTCTACCGACGGCTGCTGGGACTGGTCTACCGGCCGGGTGACGAGCCGCCAGAGACCGGGGGAGTCGACGAGCGCGGCCGCGACTGGCTGGTGCTCAGGACCCCGGACGGCGTCCCGCAGTTGGCCTTCCAGCAGGTCGATCATCTGCCGGAAGCCACCTGGCCGGACGGCCCGGTGCCCCAGCAACTGCATCTGGACCTGACCGTCGCGTCCGTCGAGGACCTGGAGGTCCAGCACCAACGCGTCCTACGCCTCGGTGGGCGGCTGCTGCACGATCGCGCCGACGACCCCGAGGAGCCGCTCCGCGTGTACGCCGACCTGGCCGGCCACCCGTTCTGCATCTTCGTCGCACCCTAG
- a CDS encoding sensor histidine kinase encodes MDQRPPSDDRSWLRALHRGYAAIWVLLGLCPPALAVLDQPSATKYWSLGLLATLGVGYGIVRTVPGNPVLRPPAYLGLVALGLGGMSYLLGGGAALFIATLPQFWIVSRSPRQAVAFSTAAAALTVAGGAVRQGLWIGNVLFTALGYVVGVGVGLLVHRVVEESTARTALLRAELAAARQSLAEAYQRQGAADERERLAREIHDTLAQGFASIVVLAEAARTSVATVPDRAVRQLLSIEQTARENLAEARVLVGSAPQSGVAAGSIAQTLRRTLDRFADETGLRIDADLPDLACDQPTRVALLRCTQESLANVRKHAGASTVAVVLARGADGIDLEITDDGRGFVVATSRGFGLEGMRKRLAGLGGELVVTSSPGEGTRVLATLPTNGQG; translated from the coding sequence ATGGATCAACGCCCGCCGTCCGACGATCGGTCCTGGTTGCGGGCGTTGCACCGGGGGTACGCCGCCATCTGGGTGCTCCTTGGGCTCTGCCCTCCGGCGCTCGCGGTGTTGGACCAACCCTCCGCCACGAAGTACTGGTCGCTCGGGCTGCTGGCCACGCTCGGCGTGGGCTACGGGATTGTCCGGACGGTCCCGGGTAACCCGGTGCTGCGCCCGCCCGCCTACCTCGGCCTGGTCGCCCTCGGCCTCGGCGGGATGTCGTACCTGCTCGGCGGCGGCGCGGCGCTGTTCATCGCGACGCTCCCCCAGTTCTGGATCGTCTCGCGAAGCCCGCGGCAGGCGGTCGCCTTCAGCACCGCCGCCGCCGCGCTCACCGTGGCCGGCGGCGCCGTCCGGCAGGGCCTGTGGATCGGCAACGTGCTGTTCACGGCGCTTGGCTACGTCGTCGGTGTCGGCGTCGGGTTGCTGGTGCACCGGGTCGTCGAAGAGAGCACCGCGCGCACCGCGCTTCTGCGCGCCGAACTGGCGGCCGCCCGGCAGTCGCTGGCCGAGGCGTACCAGCGCCAGGGCGCCGCCGACGAGCGGGAACGCCTGGCTCGGGAGATTCACGACACGCTCGCGCAGGGCTTCGCCTCGATCGTTGTCCTGGCCGAAGCGGCCCGCACGAGCGTGGCGACCGTCCCGGATCGCGCCGTCCGCCAGTTGCTGTCGATCGAGCAGACCGCGCGGGAAAACCTCGCCGAGGCCCGCGTGCTCGTCGGCTCCGCTCCGCAGAGCGGCGTCGCCGCCGGCTCGATCGCCCAGACCCTACGCCGTACCCTCGATCGGTTCGCCGACGAGACCGGGCTGAGGATCGACGCGGACCTGCCCGACCTCGCCTGCGACCAACCGACCCGCGTCGCGCTCCTGCGCTGCACCCAGGAGTCGCTGGCCAATGTCCGCAAGCACGCCGGCGCCAGCACCGTGGCCGTGGTGCTGGCACGCGGGGCCGACGGCATCGACCTGGAGATCACCGACGACGGGCGTGGCTTCGTCGTGGCGACCTCGCGCGGCTTCGGCCTCGAGGGCATGCGCAAGCGCCTGGCCGGACTCGGTGGCGAACTCGTCGTCACCAGCTCTCCCGGCGAGGGCACCCGGGTGCTCGCCACGCTTCCCACGAACGGTCAGGGGTGA
- a CDS encoding response regulator, which yields MTDEKLRIVVVDDHAVMRAGVVALLASEPGIEVVAEAADGRQAVDLVERLAPDVALIDLRMPRLDGVGATAEIVARGARTRVLILTTYETDADIERAVEAGAIGYLLKDTTREQLADAIRAAARGETVLAPRVAQRLVARMRQPTQAALTAREVDVLNAVADGLSNVDIGKRLVIAEATVKTHLLRIFAKLDVSDRTHAVVVALDRGLITRPSR from the coding sequence ATGACGGACGAGAAGCTGCGCATCGTCGTGGTCGACGACCACGCGGTCATGCGGGCCGGGGTGGTCGCGCTGCTCGCCTCCGAACCGGGCATCGAGGTCGTCGCCGAAGCGGCCGACGGCCGGCAAGCCGTCGACCTCGTCGAGCGGCTGGCGCCCGATGTGGCACTGATCGACCTGCGGATGCCGAGGCTCGACGGCGTCGGGGCCACCGCCGAGATCGTCGCGCGCGGCGCCCGTACCCGGGTGCTGATCCTCACCACGTACGAGACGGACGCCGACATCGAACGCGCGGTCGAAGCCGGCGCGATCGGGTACCTGCTCAAGGACACCACCCGCGAGCAGCTCGCCGACGCGATTCGCGCCGCTGCCCGGGGCGAGACCGTGCTCGCGCCGCGGGTCGCGCAGCGACTGGTCGCACGGATGCGGCAGCCGACGCAGGCGGCGCTGACCGCGCGGGAGGTGGATGTGCTCAATGCCGTCGCTGATGGACTGTCCAATGTCGACATCGGCAAGCGGCTGGTGATCGCCGAGGCCACGGTGAAGACGCATCTGCTGCGCATCTTCGCCAAGCTGGACGTCAGCGACCGTACCCATGCGGTGGTCGTCGCTCTTGACCGTGGCCTGATCACTCGCCCGTCCCGGTAG
- a CDS encoding cellulose binding domain-containing protein: MRPRTGIVLAAMLTLGSGFAVVAATQASAAAGCRVTYTVNQWPGGFTGNAAVTNLGDPLNGWRLEWNFANGQTVTQGWNGVFSQSGAHVTVTNQTYNAGLATNATVTPGFNGTWTGTNAAPTSFSLNGVTCTGSTTPGPGPTTGPPAPTPTSTGGVAWTSSEQWGTWTNGGYTLYNNIWGSGAGTQTIWARSFSNWGVTANHPNTGGVKSYPNATRAVNRTLSSLGTLTSSFNVTVPSSGAYATAYDIWANNHAYEIMLWLNKTGPVGPLGSLQATATVGGHTWQVYSGSNGSNAVFSFIRTSNTNSGTVNVLAVMNWIRAQGWFGDVTVGDVQLGYEITSSAGGLNFTTNSYSVSFS, translated from the coding sequence ATGAGACCACGCACCGGCATCGTGCTGGCGGCCATGCTGACGTTGGGCAGCGGCTTTGCGGTCGTGGCGGCGACCCAGGCGAGCGCGGCCGCCGGCTGCCGGGTGACGTACACGGTCAACCAGTGGCCGGGCGGGTTCACCGGCAACGCCGCCGTGACCAACCTGGGCGATCCGCTCAACGGCTGGCGGCTGGAGTGGAACTTCGCCAACGGACAGACCGTCACCCAAGGGTGGAACGGCGTGTTCAGCCAGAGCGGCGCCCACGTCACGGTGACCAACCAGACCTACAACGCCGGCCTGGCCACCAACGCCACGGTCACCCCCGGCTTCAACGGCACCTGGACCGGCACCAACGCGGCCCCCACGTCGTTCAGCCTCAACGGCGTGACCTGCACCGGCTCGACCACCCCCGGCCCCGGCCCGACCACCGGCCCACCGGCGCCGACGCCGACGTCCACCGGCGGCGTCGCCTGGACCTCGTCCGAGCAGTGGGGCACCTGGACCAACGGCGGCTACACGCTCTACAACAACATCTGGGGCAGTGGCGCCGGCACGCAGACGATCTGGGCCAGGTCGTTCAGCAACTGGGGCGTGACCGCGAACCACCCGAACACCGGCGGCGTCAAGTCGTACCCGAACGCCACCCGGGCGGTCAACCGGACGCTCAGCTCGCTGGGCACGCTCACCAGCAGCTTCAACGTCACGGTGCCCAGCAGCGGCGCGTACGCCACGGCGTACGACATCTGGGCCAACAACCACGCGTACGAGATCATGTTGTGGCTGAACAAGACCGGCCCGGTAGGCCCGCTCGGGTCGCTGCAGGCCACCGCCACCGTCGGCGGCCACACCTGGCAGGTCTACTCCGGCTCGAACGGTTCGAACGCGGTGTTCTCGTTCATCCGTACCAGCAACACCAACTCGGGAACGGTGAACGTCCTGGCGGTGATGAACTGGATCCGCGCACAGGGCTGGTTCGGTGACGTCACGGTCGGCGACGTCCAGTTGGGCTACGAGATCACCTCGTCCGCCGGTGGCCTGAACTTCACCACCAACAGCTACTCGGTGTCGTTCAGCTGA
- a CDS encoding alpha/beta fold hydrolase: MDILLVAGLWLDGSAWDDVVPALEAPGHRPVPLTLPGQGDGSASATLDDQVAAVLAAVDSAPDKVIVVGHSAACTLAWLAADARPEKVAKVVLIGGFPSADGQPYADFFEYKDGAMPFPGWGPFEGPDSADLDEDAKSRFASAAIPVPESVTKAVVRLGDERRFDVPVLLVCPEFTTAQAQEWIGAGDVPELAKAKHVEFVDIDSGHWPMFTKPVELARLLAAASSPGY; encoded by the coding sequence ATGGACATCTTGCTTGTCGCCGGCCTGTGGCTCGACGGATCCGCGTGGGACGACGTCGTGCCCGCGCTGGAGGCGCCCGGCCACCGCCCGGTGCCGCTCACCCTCCCGGGCCAGGGCGACGGATCCGCGTCCGCCACGCTCGACGACCAAGTGGCGGCGGTGCTCGCCGCCGTCGACTCGGCACCGGACAAGGTCATCGTGGTGGGGCACTCCGCCGCCTGCACCCTGGCCTGGCTGGCCGCCGACGCCCGACCGGAGAAGGTGGCCAAGGTCGTCCTCATCGGCGGCTTCCCGTCCGCCGACGGCCAGCCCTACGCCGACTTCTTCGAGTACAAAGACGGCGCCATGCCTTTCCCCGGCTGGGGCCCGTTCGAAGGGCCGGACTCCGCGGACCTTGACGAGGACGCCAAGAGCCGCTTCGCGTCCGCCGCGATCCCCGTCCCCGAAAGCGTCACCAAAGCAGTGGTACGCCTTGGCGACGAGCGCCGATTCGACGTCCCGGTCCTGCTCGTGTGCCCGGAGTTCACCACCGCCCAGGCCCAGGAGTGGATCGGCGCCGGTGACGTGCCCGAGCTGGCCAAGGCCAAGCACGTCGAGTTCGTCGACATCGACTCGGGACACTGGCCCATGTTCACCAAGCCGGTCGAACTGGCCCGGCTCCTCGCCGCCGCGAGCTCGCCTGGATATTGA
- a CDS encoding helix-turn-helix transcriptional regulator, whose amino-acid sequence MPTDLSPTARALRALEILQTRPGATAGELAAGLGITERAARRYIGILREAGIPVESARGPYGGYRLGRGTRLPPVVFTEPEALGLVMAVLDGHPAATDADDLVGSALSKVIRALPDSVGRQAAALRAYASAAPDRDSARPDPTTASALVAAIAARRRVLVTYQSAAGRVWEAEVDPWAVVVRHGRWYLLCHSHRVDGIRTYRIDRIGAVQRTAQEFEPPRDLDPVAALEENLGTGWEYPTRVVFDAPMAEVAPWVRPPMGRLEASGHGCVLVGSTSNPAMYAQEWLARMPLAFRVEGGPELHAAVAAVASRFAAATAAPRA is encoded by the coding sequence ATGCCGACCGATCTCAGCCCCACCGCGCGGGCCCTGCGCGCCTTGGAGATCCTCCAGACCCGTCCGGGCGCGACGGCCGGCGAGCTCGCCGCGGGGTTGGGCATCACGGAACGGGCCGCGCGCAGGTACATCGGGATCCTCCGGGAGGCGGGCATCCCCGTCGAGTCGGCCCGCGGCCCCTACGGCGGGTACCGGCTGGGGCGCGGGACGCGGCTCCCGCCGGTCGTCTTCACCGAGCCCGAGGCGCTCGGCCTCGTCATGGCGGTCCTCGACGGCCACCCGGCGGCCACCGACGCCGACGACCTCGTCGGCTCCGCCCTCAGCAAGGTCATCCGGGCGCTGCCCGACAGCGTCGGCCGGCAGGCCGCGGCGCTGCGCGCGTACGCGTCGGCCGCCCCCGACCGGGACTCGGCCCGTCCGGATCCCACCACCGCGAGCGCGCTCGTAGCTGCCATCGCGGCAAGGCGTCGTGTGCTGGTCACGTACCAGAGCGCCGCCGGAAGGGTATGGGAGGCGGAGGTGGACCCGTGGGCGGTCGTCGTCCGCCACGGACGCTGGTATCTGCTGTGCCACTCTCATCGGGTGGACGGGATCCGCACCTACCGGATCGACCGGATTGGCGCGGTCCAGCGGACCGCGCAGGAGTTCGAGCCGCCCCGCGACCTCGACCCGGTGGCGGCGCTGGAGGAGAACCTGGGCACCGGGTGGGAGTACCCCACCCGCGTGGTGTTCGACGCTCCCATGGCCGAGGTGGCGCCGTGGGTCCGCCCACCCATGGGACGGCTCGAGGCATCGGGACATGGGTGCGTGCTCGTCGGGAGCACGAGCAATCCAGCGATGTACGCGCAGGAGTGGCTGGCGAGAATGCC